The Candidatus Hydrogenedentota bacterium sequence TGCCCTCGCCCGCGGAAATCGTCTTCGAGATGACCGTGCTGCGTGTGTTGCGCCCCATGTGAATCATCTTTGTGCCGGTGTCCGCCTGCTGACGGTTATTGCTCACCGCCACCGAATAGAATTCGCCCACGGAGTTGTCGCCCATCAGAATGCAGCCCGGATACTTCCACGTGATCGCGGAACCCGTTTCCACCTGCGTCCACGAAATACGCGAGTTCGCGCCCTGGCATTTGCCGCGCTTCGTAACAAAATTGAAGATGCCGCCGCGGCCCTCTTTGTCACCCGCGTACCAGTTCTGCACCGTCGAATAATTGATCGTGGCATTGTCCAACGCGATCAACTCCACCACCGCCGCGTGCAACTGATTCTCGTCGCGTTGCGGCGCCGTGCACCCTTCCAGGTAATTCACGTACGCCCCTTCGTCCGCGACGATCAGCGTCCGCTCGAACTGCCCCGTCTCCGCCGCGTTGATGCGGAAGTAGGTCGACAGGTCCATCGGGCACTTCACGCCCTTCGGGATATAACAGAACGAACCGTCGCTGAATACCGCCGAATTCAGCGCCGCAAAAAAGTTGTCTCCCACCGGCACCACCGAACCCAGATACTTCTGAATCAGCTCGGGGCATTCGTGCACGGCCTCCGAAAACGAACAGAAAATGACGCCCTTCTTGGCGAGGATCTCGCGGTGCGTTGTCGCCACCGACACACTGTCGAACACCGCGTCCACGGCCACGCCCGCAAGACGCTTCTGCTCGTCCAGGGGGATGCCCAGTTTCTCGAATGTCTCCAGCAATTCCTTGTCGACATCGTCCAGGCTGTTGAGGGGTTTC is a genomic window containing:
- the sufB gene encoding Fe-S cluster assembly protein SufB; translated protein: MNEVKDTSTDAAYTGTRVEQSTREIEELANQSYKYGWSTEIESETFDRGLTEDIVRQISEKKNEPGWLLDWRLKAFRQWQTMTEPRWANVTYPEIDYQHQRYYSAPKRAKKPLNSLDDVDKELLETFEKLGIPLDEQKRLAGVAVDAVFDSVSVATTHREILAKKGVIFCSFSEAVHECPELIQKYLGSVVPVGDNFFAALNSAVFSDGSFCYIPKGVKCPMDLSTYFRINAAETGQFERTLIVADEGAYVNYLEGCTAPQRDENQLHAAVVELIALDNATINYSTVQNWYAGDKEGRGGIFNFVTKRGKCQGANSRISWTQVETGSAITWKYPGCILMGDNSVGEFYSVAVSNNRQQADTGTKMIHMGRNTRSTVISKTISAGEGNNSYRGQVMVQPKAANARNYTQCDSLLIGDRCGAHTFPYIEVRNNTANVEHEASTSKISEAQLFYCKSRGIGPEDAISMVVNGFCKEVFDHLPMEFAVEATKLLSVSLEGSVG